A genomic window from Candidatus Kouleothrix ribensis includes:
- a CDS encoding GGDEF domain-containing response regulator: MSDIQPIKILLIEDDPDDYVITRDLLSEIEGVEYQLDWTPNYEEGLRQIQANRHDLYMIDYLLGPDDGLQLLRESARLDMQAPIIMLTGLTNREADVAAMQAGAMDYLIKGQFDEQLLERSIRYAIERHRLLKEIREMAIHDALTGLYNRHQLFRLLDHELERSKRYGHSLVLAWMDVDHFKQINDQYGHLFGDEMLRAVAGALRSCSRVSDSLFRYGGDEFAIVMIETSAEVAWQGAERLRKTVESQTIPFDHGDGNTPEPIRMTTLSIGIAEYPLHANSRDALIAAADQALYQAKRLGRNCVAQFHAELVEEKENR; this comes from the coding sequence ATGTCCGATATCCAACCCATTAAAATACTATTAATCGAAGACGATCCTGATGATTATGTCATCACCCGCGACCTTCTTTCTGAGATCGAGGGTGTGGAATACCAGCTTGACTGGACTCCCAATTACGAGGAAGGGTTGAGGCAGATCCAGGCGAATCGGCACGACCTTTATATGATTGATTATCTTCTCGGCCCAGACGACGGCCTGCAATTGTTGCGCGAATCCGCCCGCCTGGATATGCAGGCGCCTATCATCATGTTGACCGGGCTGACCAACCGCGAAGCGGATGTGGCCGCCATGCAGGCCGGGGCCATGGATTACCTGATCAAAGGGCAGTTTGATGAGCAATTGCTGGAACGATCCATTCGCTATGCCATCGAGCGCCACCGTTTGCTGAAGGAAATCCGCGAGATGGCAATCCACGACGCGCTGACCGGCTTATACAATCGCCATCAGTTATTTCGCCTGCTGGATCATGAACTGGAGCGATCCAAACGCTATGGCCACTCCCTCGTGCTTGCCTGGATGGATGTTGATCATTTCAAGCAGATCAACGATCAATATGGGCATCTGTTCGGAGATGAGATGTTGCGCGCTGTGGCCGGTGCTCTGCGTTCCTGCTCACGCGTCTCCGATTCCCTGTTTCGCTATGGGGGCGATGAATTCGCGATCGTGATGATAGAAACATCGGCGGAGGTGGCCTGGCAGGGCGCAGAACGGTTGCGGAAGACTGTCGAAAGCCAGACGATACCGTTTGACCATGGCGATGGGAATACGCCCGAACCCATCCGAATGACTACACTCAGCATTGGGATCGCGGAATATCCCCTCCATGCAAATTCAAGGGACGCGCTGATCGCCGCCGCAGACCAGGCGCTCTACCAAGCCAAGCGATTGGGGCGCAACTGTGTTGCGCAATTCCACGCAGAACTTGTAGAAGAGAAGGAAAATCGCTGA
- a CDS encoding response regulator: MTQTAPELIKILIADDDADDRMLIKEAFQEIRLANCVEFVENGIELLACLRKEGKYKDQNTICPPDLILLDLNMPRMDGREALQEIKADSQLRHLPVVVLTTSRSEEDIVRSYDLGAAGFITKPVTFAGLVEVIAGLGEYWIEIVKLPKNDL, translated from the coding sequence ATGACACAAACCGCACCGGAACTGATCAAAATTCTCATCGCCGACGATGACGCAGACGACCGCATGCTCATCAAAGAGGCGTTTCAGGAAATTCGCCTCGCCAACTGCGTGGAGTTTGTGGAAAACGGCATTGAATTGCTAGCCTGCCTGCGAAAGGAGGGCAAGTACAAAGATCAGAACACGATTTGCCCTCCCGATTTGATCCTGCTGGATCTGAACATGCCGCGCATGGACGGGCGTGAAGCCCTGCAGGAAATCAAAGCCGACTCGCAATTGCGTCACCTCCCGGTTGTTGTACTAACCACTTCCAGATCAGAGGAAGATATTGTGCGGAGTTACGATCTGGGGGCGGCTGGTTTCATCACCAAGCCGGTGACGTTTGCGGGCCTGGTGGAGGTAATCGCCGGCCTCGGCGAGTATTGGATCGAGATCGTGAAACTGCCCAAAAACGATCTCTGA
- a CDS encoding PAS domain-containing protein: MFTEDDSLARSDASATILVIDDNMTNLAVVTTYLFEHGHNILVAQDGQSGLEKSALAHPNLILLDVDLPDMDGFEVCRRLKATELTSSIPVIFITAHATQTNYKVRGFAVGGVDYVEKPIQQQELLARINTHLRIQSLTQNLQRHTIELQKYQTQLEAMVAQRTDELAQTVARLEEEIAERKQAEEALRQKENQLSVIFNNNHDLQLFVAVEPDGAFRVAAVNQHYIDTTRSFGYDFTAQFLVGKTVEHMLHDVMGIQGELLDLTLRRYRQPVMTGLPIHYEEDLETSAGHYFAEVTIVPVFDDNGVCSHLLWTSHNITERKRAEEQLRRSEERYRTLAQNLPDSALLLYDYDLRFILVDGPELEATGFSREMLEGRTLHEVLPPEFTQIVEPNMRRALAGEVFHAELPFDDRIYRYSYVPLRDGSGAVPMAMILANNITERKQAEMRLKHSETSLNEAQQLAHLGSWEWDILTDENIWSAEQYRIFGYVPEAVEPDYALFVNALHPADKDRVLAAVQNTAKTGVPYEDEYRIIRPDKAERVLYTKATLQGDAQGRACRVIGVTWDITERKKMEELLAQRAAQLEKVAHISSAISAVLDVNTLLPKVVDLVKEQFGYSHSHIYLLDNSSNTLMLAAGAGEAGRQMLAKGHHIQLAHPHSIVARVAREKQGLIINDVKHTTNFLPNPLLPETRSDLAVPLIIGDEVIGVFDVQSNETEHFTAEDTYIQTTLAGQVAISIENARQFAARKQTEDRLVTYTAKLEASNRDLQEFAYVAAHDLQEPLRKVLAFGDRLAIKYNDALGETGVDYLRRMQDASRRMQTLINDLLSFSRVSTRAQPFQDVDLAEIARDVLSDLESRIEQKEASVTIEEMARIQADPTQIRQLLQNLVGNALKFSHVERPLQIKISAKIAGGTCQICVEDNGIGFDTKYLDRIFKPFQRLHDRSEYEGSGMGLAICRRIVERHSGSITATSEIDKGATFIVSLPVRQMEGIKP, encoded by the coding sequence ATGTTCACAGAAGACGATTCGTTAGCCCGTAGTGATGCCTCAGCGACGATTCTAGTCATCGACGATAACATGACGAATCTAGCTGTTGTCACAACCTATCTCTTCGAGCATGGCCATAATATACTCGTGGCTCAAGATGGGCAAAGCGGACTGGAAAAATCTGCCCTCGCACATCCCAATCTGATCCTGCTGGATGTGGATTTGCCGGATATGGACGGATTTGAAGTGTGCCGCCGGCTAAAAGCCACCGAACTAACCAGTTCCATTCCGGTGATCTTCATTACGGCGCATGCCACGCAAACCAACTACAAAGTTCGCGGCTTTGCCGTTGGTGGTGTAGATTACGTGGAAAAGCCCATCCAACAGCAGGAACTATTGGCGCGCATCAATACCCACCTGCGCATCCAATCCCTGACCCAAAACCTGCAACGTCATACCATCGAGTTGCAGAAATATCAGACTCAATTGGAAGCGATGGTGGCGCAACGAACAGATGAACTAGCCCAAACAGTGGCGAGGCTGGAAGAGGAGATTGCCGAGCGTAAGCAGGCAGAGGAGGCTTTGCGGCAGAAGGAAAACCAGCTGTCGGTGATATTCAATAACAATCATGATTTGCAATTGTTCGTGGCTGTCGAACCTGATGGCGCATTCCGCGTTGCAGCCGTCAACCAGCATTACATTGATACAACGCGATCGTTCGGCTACGATTTCACGGCTCAATTCCTGGTGGGGAAGACGGTCGAACATATGTTGCACGATGTGATGGGTATCCAGGGCGAACTGCTGGATTTAACCCTTCGACGCTATCGTCAACCGGTGATGACGGGCTTGCCCATCCATTATGAAGAAGACCTTGAAACATCGGCTGGTCATTATTTTGCCGAAGTAACGATTGTGCCGGTGTTCGACGACAACGGCGTCTGCAGCCACCTTCTCTGGACATCCCATAACATCACCGAACGCAAGCGGGCGGAGGAACAATTGCGGCGCAGCGAAGAGCGTTACCGCACCCTCGCGCAAAACCTGCCCGATAGCGCCCTGCTTCTCTATGACTACGACCTGCGTTTCATTCTTGTCGATGGCCCCGAACTCGAAGCGACCGGCTTTTCGCGGGAAATGCTGGAAGGGAGAACATTGCACGAGGTTCTACCGCCCGAATTTACCCAGATAGTCGAGCCGAACATGCGCCGCGCCCTGGCAGGCGAGGTTTTCCACGCCGAGTTGCCGTTTGACGACCGCATCTATCGCTATTCCTATGTCCCTTTGCGCGATGGTTCAGGCGCTGTGCCAATGGCGATGATCCTTGCAAACAATATTACCGAGCGCAAACAGGCTGAAATGCGCCTCAAACATTCCGAAACCAGCTTAAACGAAGCACAGCAACTGGCGCATTTGGGAAGCTGGGAATGGGACATCCTCACCGATGAAAATATCTGGTCTGCGGAGCAATACCGCATTTTTGGGTATGTGCCCGAGGCCGTTGAGCCAGATTATGCGTTGTTTGTAAACGCACTCCACCCGGCTGACAAAGACCGCGTGCTGGCAGCTGTGCAAAACACAGCGAAAACTGGTGTGCCCTATGAAGATGAATACCGCATCATCCGCCCCGATAAGGCAGAACGCGTCTTGTATACTAAGGCAACCTTGCAAGGTGATGCCCAAGGGCGTGCTTGTCGTGTCATCGGTGTTACCTGGGACATCACCGAACGCAAGAAAATGGAAGAGCTGCTGGCTCAGCGCGCCGCCCAATTGGAGAAGGTTGCGCATATCAGTTCCGCCATATCCGCCGTGCTGGATGTCAACACGCTCCTGCCCAAGGTGGTGGACCTCGTTAAGGAGCAGTTTGGTTACTCCCATTCCCACATCTATTTGCTCGACAATTCGAGTAATACGCTGATGCTGGCTGCCGGGGCCGGCGAGGCCGGCCGCCAGATGCTGGCGAAAGGACATCACATTCAGCTTGCGCATCCTCATTCGATAGTGGCGCGCGTTGCCCGTGAAAAACAGGGGTTGATCATCAACGATGTCAAACACACTACCAACTTTTTGCCCAACCCACTTCTGCCCGAAACCCGTTCCGATCTGGCCGTTCCACTCATCATCGGCGACGAGGTGATCGGTGTCTTCGATGTCCAGTCGAATGAAACGGAGCATTTCACCGCCGAAGACACCTATATTCAAACAACGCTGGCGGGGCAAGTTGCCATCTCGATCGAAAACGCCCGCCAGTTTGCAGCGCGCAAGCAGACCGAAGATCGCCTCGTCACTTACACCGCCAAACTCGAGGCGAGCAACCGCGACCTGCAGGAATTTGCCTACGTGGCCGCCCACGATTTGCAGGAACCCCTGCGAAAGGTGCTGGCATTTGGCGATCGCCTGGCGATCAAATACAACGACGCCTTGGGCGAAACAGGCGTGGACTACCTGAGGCGGATGCAGGATGCCAGCCGTCGGATGCAGACCTTGATCAACGATCTGTTGAGCTTTTCGCGCGTATCCACGCGGGCGCAGCCGTTCCAAGATGTGGATCTGGCCGAGATCGCCCGAGATGTACTGTCCGACTTAGAGTCTCGAATTGAACAAAAAGAGGCCAGCGTAACCATTGAAGAGATGGCGCGTATCCAGGCCGATCCGACTCAGATCCGTCAACTGCTTCAAAACCTGGTTGGCAACGCCCTCAAATTCAGCCACGTGGAACGCCCCCTGCAGATAAAAATATCTGCTAAAATTGCAGGCGGCACATGCCAGATCTGCGTTGAAGACAATGGAATTGGCTTCGACACAAAGTATCTCGACCGAATCTTCAAACCGTTCCAGCGCCTGCACGATCGCTCGGAATATGAAGGCAGCGGAATGGGTCTTGCCATTTGCCGCCGAATTGTCGAACGTCATAGCGGCAGCATCACCGCGACCAGTGAAATCGACAAAGGTGCGACATTCATTGTGAGCTTACCCGTCCGCCAGATGGAAGGAATCAAGCCATGA